A window of the Planococcus citri chromosome 4, ihPlaCitr1.1, whole genome shotgun sequence genome harbors these coding sequences:
- the LOC135842757 gene encoding uncharacterized protein LOC135842757 isoform X3, translating into MKVAIFLTLLMSVIFVAQTASVSSSDEESRTTEGGVQNEESNVENKIESIDADSEIENTVEFNFTETVSLDDLWSENFETEYISLDIRRAQQQITEQVLEISRRPSKISEGIRSESQSASTTDQYEKFRIKIQPSEKIPLLDSDSLENSKDTSPQSAAFTSNQSPTEFSNNIGQKEGLTEWSIYREYRTTMQPSKHEIHSRKYPTVVAVFDEITQQIDFQSNKLTDVIENNEFKPQAEIITSPHIDQQITPIQTIDYTLPSVINKTLIDGLQAPVDQTWQGADYQVRFKRNAPDGDIELWWKKGQDDIYLHAFPNGAVDQNWGFGTVHLGLFRDEDGNLLQVWDFGDTKLEYIKDVKSPPPRRVWEFGNRDEASYWKYRHLIKLWCNANDFFVGENSCNIY; encoded by the exons ATGAAAGTGGCTATATTTTTGACTCTGTTGATGAGCGTGATTTTCG TTGCTCAAACAGCATCAGTTTCAAGTTCAGATGAAGAAAGCAGAACTACTG AAGGAGGCGTACAAAATGAAGAAAGTAACgtcgaaaataaaatcgaaagcATTG ATGCTGACTCAGAAATCGAAAATACTGTAGAATTCAACTTCACTGAAACTGTCTCATTGGATGATCTATGGAGTGAAAATTTCGAGACAGAGTACATATCATTGGATATCAGACGTGCACAGCAGCAGATTACTGAACAAGTTTTGGAAATCTCAAGGCGTCCTTCCAAGATATCTGAAGGCATCAGAAGCGAATCGCAATCTGCTTCAACCACTGaccaatatgaaaaatttcgtatcaaaattcaaccatctgaaaaaattcctcttctGGATAGCGATTCTCTAGAAAACAGTAAAGATACCTCACCGCAATCGGCAGCTTTCACATCAAACCAGTCACCTACAGAATTTTCCAACAATATTGGTCAAAAAGAAGGATTAACCGAATGGTCAATATACAGAGAGTACAGAACAACTATGCAGCCCTCAAAACACGAAATTCACAGCAGAAAATACCCTACAGTAGTCGcagtatttgatgaaattacccaacaaattgattttcagtcTAACAAATTAACCGATGTAATTGAGAATAATGAATTCAAGCCACAAGCAGAAATCATCACTTCACCCCATATCGATCAACAAATCACGCCAATTCAAACAATCGACTATACACTTCCAAGTGTTATTAATAAAACTCTCATTGATGGTCTTCAAGCCCCTGTTGACCAAACTTGGCAAGGGGCCGACTATCAGGTACGTTTCAAACGCAATGCTCCTGATGGTGACATTGAATTGTGGTGGAAAAAGGGTCAAGATGACATTTATCTACATGCATTTCCCAATGGAGCTGTCGACCAGAATTGGGGTTTTGGAACAGTACACTTGGGTTTGTTCCGGGATGAAGATGGAAATCTGTTACAAGTTTGGGACTTTGGTGATACTAAATTGGAATACATCAAGGATGTGAAATCACCCCCACCTCGTAGAGTTTGGGAATTTGGCAACAGAGACGAGGCTTCTTATTGGAAATATCGCCATTTAATCAAATTATGGTGCAATGCTAATGATTTCTTCGTTGGCGAAAACTCTTGCAATATTTATTAA
- the LOC135842757 gene encoding uncharacterized protein LOC135842757 isoform X1 has protein sequence MNLRYFLVSQLLKQHQFQVQMKKAELLKEAYKMKKVTSKIKSKALVNEQLFTTKAQASTQISSFILDQSSILDADSEIENTVEFNFTETVSLDDLWSENFETEYISLDIRRAQQQITEQVLEISRRPSKISEGIRSESQSASTTDQYEKFRIKIQPSEKIPLLDSDSLENSKDTSPQSAAFTSNQSPTEFSNNIGQKEGLTEWSIYREYRTTMQPSKHEIHSRKYPTVVAVFDEITQQIDFQSNKLTDVIENNEFKPQAEIITSPHIDQQITPIQTIDYTLPSVINKTLIDGLQAPVDQTWQGADYQVRFKRNAPDGDIELWWKKGQDDIYLHAFPNGAVDQNWGFGTVHLGLFRDEDGNLLQVWDFGDTKLEYIKDVKSPPPRRVWEFGNRDEASYWKYRHLIKLWCNANDFFVGENSCNIY, from the exons ATGAATTTACGGTATTTTCTTGTTTCGCAGTTGCTCAAACAGCATCAGTTTCAAGTTCAGATGAAGAAAGCAGAACTACTG AAGGAGGCGTACAAAATGAAGAAAGTAACgtcgaaaataaaatcgaaagcATTGGTAAATGAACAATTATTTACTACAAAAGCCCAAGCATCTACTCAAATTTCCTCTTTCATACTTGACCAATCCTCAATTTTAGATGCTGACTCAGAAATCGAAAATACTGTAGAATTCAACTTCACTGAAACTGTCTCATTGGATGATCTATGGAGTGAAAATTTCGAGACAGAGTACATATCATTGGATATCAGACGTGCACAGCAGCAGATTACTGAACAAGTTTTGGAAATCTCAAGGCGTCCTTCCAAGATATCTGAAGGCATCAGAAGCGAATCGCAATCTGCTTCAACCACTGaccaatatgaaaaatttcgtatcaaaattcaaccatctgaaaaaattcctcttctGGATAGCGATTCTCTAGAAAACAGTAAAGATACCTCACCGCAATCGGCAGCTTTCACATCAAACCAGTCACCTACAGAATTTTCCAACAATATTGGTCAAAAAGAAGGATTAACCGAATGGTCAATATACAGAGAGTACAGAACAACTATGCAGCCCTCAAAACACGAAATTCACAGCAGAAAATACCCTACAGTAGTCGcagtatttgatgaaattacccaacaaattgattttcagtcTAACAAATTAACCGATGTAATTGAGAATAATGAATTCAAGCCACAAGCAGAAATCATCACTTCACCCCATATCGATCAACAAATCACGCCAATTCAAACAATCGACTATACACTTCCAAGTGTTATTAATAAAACTCTCATTGATGGTCTTCAAGCCCCTGTTGACCAAACTTGGCAAGGGGCCGACTATCAGGTACGTTTCAAACGCAATGCTCCTGATGGTGACATTGAATTGTGGTGGAAAAAGGGTCAAGATGACATTTATCTACATGCATTTCCCAATGGAGCTGTCGACCAGAATTGGGGTTTTGGAACAGTACACTTGGGTTTGTTCCGGGATGAAGATGGAAATCTGTTACAAGTTTGGGACTTTGGTGATACTAAATTGGAATACATCAAGGATGTGAAATCACCCCCACCTCGTAGAGTTTGGGAATTTGGCAACAGAGACGAGGCTTCTTATTGGAAATATCGCCATTTAATCAAATTATGGTGCAATGCTAATGATTTCTTCGTTGGCGAAAACTCTTGCAATATTTATTAA
- the LOC135842757 gene encoding uncharacterized protein LOC135842757 isoform X2 yields MKKAELLKEAYKMKKVTSKIKSKALVNEQLFTTKAQASTQISSFILDQSSILDADSEIENTVEFNFTETVSLDDLWSENFETEYISLDIRRAQQQITEQVLEISRRPSKISEGIRSESQSASTTDQYEKFRIKIQPSEKIPLLDSDSLENSKDTSPQSAAFTSNQSPTEFSNNIGQKEGLTEWSIYREYRTTMQPSKHEIHSRKYPTVVAVFDEITQQIDFQSNKLTDVIENNEFKPQAEIITSPHIDQQITPIQTIDYTLPSVINKTLIDGLQAPVDQTWQGADYQVRFKRNAPDGDIELWWKKGQDDIYLHAFPNGAVDQNWGFGTVHLGLFRDEDGNLLQVWDFGDTKLEYIKDVKSPPPRRVWEFGNRDEASYWKYRHLIKLWCNANDFFVGENSCNIY; encoded by the exons ATGAAGAAAGCAGAACTACTG AAGGAGGCGTACAAAATGAAGAAAGTAACgtcgaaaataaaatcgaaagcATTGGTAAATGAACAATTATTTACTACAAAAGCCCAAGCATCTACTCAAATTTCCTCTTTCATACTTGACCAATCCTCAATTTTAGATGCTGACTCAGAAATCGAAAATACTGTAGAATTCAACTTCACTGAAACTGTCTCATTGGATGATCTATGGAGTGAAAATTTCGAGACAGAGTACATATCATTGGATATCAGACGTGCACAGCAGCAGATTACTGAACAAGTTTTGGAAATCTCAAGGCGTCCTTCCAAGATATCTGAAGGCATCAGAAGCGAATCGCAATCTGCTTCAACCACTGaccaatatgaaaaatttcgtatcaaaattcaaccatctgaaaaaattcctcttctGGATAGCGATTCTCTAGAAAACAGTAAAGATACCTCACCGCAATCGGCAGCTTTCACATCAAACCAGTCACCTACAGAATTTTCCAACAATATTGGTCAAAAAGAAGGATTAACCGAATGGTCAATATACAGAGAGTACAGAACAACTATGCAGCCCTCAAAACACGAAATTCACAGCAGAAAATACCCTACAGTAGTCGcagtatttgatgaaattacccaacaaattgattttcagtcTAACAAATTAACCGATGTAATTGAGAATAATGAATTCAAGCCACAAGCAGAAATCATCACTTCACCCCATATCGATCAACAAATCACGCCAATTCAAACAATCGACTATACACTTCCAAGTGTTATTAATAAAACTCTCATTGATGGTCTTCAAGCCCCTGTTGACCAAACTTGGCAAGGGGCCGACTATCAGGTACGTTTCAAACGCAATGCTCCTGATGGTGACATTGAATTGTGGTGGAAAAAGGGTCAAGATGACATTTATCTACATGCATTTCCCAATGGAGCTGTCGACCAGAATTGGGGTTTTGGAACAGTACACTTGGGTTTGTTCCGGGATGAAGATGGAAATCTGTTACAAGTTTGGGACTTTGGTGATACTAAATTGGAATACATCAAGGATGTGAAATCACCCCCACCTCGTAGAGTTTGGGAATTTGGCAACAGAGACGAGGCTTCTTATTGGAAATATCGCCATTTAATCAAATTATGGTGCAATGCTAATGATTTCTTCGTTGGCGAAAACTCTTGCAATATTTATTAA
- the LOC135843542 gene encoding guanine nucleotide-binding protein subunit beta-5-like has translation MSISENGNESIELLNKEADALKQKLEEERQKLNDVTLATVAERLDFVNFLNVKTRRHLKGHQSKVLCCDWSVDKRRILSSSQDGKVIVWDAFTSTKEFAVSTPFTWVMACAYAPSNTFIACGGMDNKVTVYPLNHEDDSAKKKTVGTHTSFVSCCIFPNSDQQILTGSGDSTFALWDVETGQLLQSFHGHTSDVMAVDLAPSETGNTFVSGSADKTVLIWDMRTGQYVQSFEGHQSDINSVRFHPSGDAVATGSDDATCRLFDLRADKEVAVYSKESIIFGANSVDFSVSGRLLFAGYNDYTINVWDTLKCLRVSLLFGHENRVSSVRVSPDGTAFASGSWDATIRIWA, from the exons ATGTCAATTAGCGAGAACGGAAACGAATCTATCGAACTTTTGAACAAGGAAGCGGACGCGTTGAAGCAGAAATTGGAAGAAGAGCGTCAGAAACTGAACGACGTTACAC TCGCCACAGTTGCGGAACGATTagattttgtgaattttctaaACGTTAAAACAAGAAGGCATTTGAAGGGCCATCAGTCCAAAGTATTATGCTGCGATTGGTCCGTTGATAAACGACGTATTCTATCTTCGTCTCAA GATGGTAAGGTAATTGTTTGGGACGCGTTCACGAGTACCAAAGAATTCGCCGTCTCTACGCCGTTCACATGGGTTATGGCTTGCGCTTACGCTCCTTCAAATACTTTCATCGCGTGCGG GGGAATGGATAATAAAGTGACAGTGTATCCGCTAAATCACGAAGACGACTCTGCTAAGAAGAAAACTGTTGGCACTCATACGAGTTTTGTATCGTGTTGCATTTTCCCAAACTCCGATCaacaa ATACTGACTGGTAGCGGCGATTCAACTTTTGCCTTGTGGGACGTTGAAACGGGACAGCTACTTCAATCATTTCATGGACATACCAGCGACGTGATGGCAGTTGATCTAGCACCATCCGAAACTGGAAATACTTTTGTTTCGGGC AGTGCTGACAAAACAGTTCTTATATGGGATATGCGAACTGGACAATATGTGCAATCTTTCGAAGGCCACCAATCGGACATCAATAGCGTAAGATTTCACCCGAGTGGAGATGCTGTTGCTACTGGATCAGACGATGCTACG TGCCGATTGTTCGATTTGCGAGCTGACAAAGAAGTGGCTGTTTATTCTAAAGAGAGCATCATATTTGGAGCGaattcagttgatttttcagtCAGTG GTCGTTTGTTATTCGCCGGTTACAACGATTACACGATAAACGTATGGGATACTTTGAAATGTCTGCGAGTAAGTTTGTTATTCGGACACGAGAACAGAGTTTCCTCAGTTCGCGTATCTCCAGATGGCACAGCATTCGCTTCAGGCAGTTGGGATGCAACTATACGA ATTTGGGCCTAG